The proteins below come from a single Terriglobales bacterium genomic window:
- a CDS encoding Nramp family divalent metal transporter — translation MMSTTPETDATRKGWNIKLKLPSLRRGELWAYFGPAFVASVAYIDPGNFATNIDGGTHFGYKLLWVLLWSNAMAILIQYLSAKLGIATGRSLPENCREHFSRPVTLGLWIAAELAAVATDLAEFLGAALGFYLLFGPQLLAHGMSQQNVMLLSAILTGVLVFLILTVELYGFRKLERVIVAFVFGIAACYALELFLVDLGWADWKAIGYHTIVPQIDSKSIYIAVGMLGATVMPHVVYLHSALVQHRVRENEFRCPTGQWLQRMRHVKYELIDVLFAMNGAWLINSAMIIMAAAVTLRSGHAIESIEQAHETLLPLLGRASAVAFAIALLFSGLSSSTVGTMAGQVIIEGFLKIKFSIFLRRLITMIPAVLVIGLGFDPLRILVLSQVVLSFALPFALIPLIMLTRRVGIMQELANSRITNLLAYVTTGVIIALNALLLYNAFGGKF, via the coding sequence ATGATGTCCACCACCCCAGAAACCGATGCCACCCGCAAAGGGTGGAACATTAAGCTCAAGCTGCCCTCCCTGCGGCGGGGAGAGCTATGGGCCTACTTCGGTCCGGCGTTTGTGGCCAGCGTGGCCTACATTGATCCCGGCAACTTCGCCACCAACATTGATGGCGGAACGCACTTTGGATACAAGCTGCTCTGGGTGCTGTTGTGGTCGAACGCAATGGCCATCCTGATTCAGTATCTTTCGGCGAAGCTGGGCATCGCCACCGGACGCTCGCTGCCGGAAAATTGCCGCGAGCATTTTTCACGGCCGGTGACCCTGGGTTTATGGATCGCCGCCGAGCTGGCCGCAGTGGCGACCGACCTGGCTGAATTTCTAGGGGCGGCACTGGGGTTCTATCTGCTGTTTGGACCGCAACTGCTCGCCCACGGCATGAGCCAGCAGAACGTGATGCTGCTTTCCGCCATCCTCACGGGCGTGCTGGTTTTCCTGATTCTCACAGTCGAGCTCTACGGCTTCCGCAAACTGGAGCGGGTGATCGTAGCATTCGTTTTTGGAATTGCGGCGTGTTATGCGCTGGAGCTGTTTCTGGTTGACCTGGGCTGGGCCGATTGGAAGGCGATTGGGTATCACACCATCGTTCCGCAAATTGATTCCAAGAGTATTTACATCGCGGTGGGCATGCTGGGCGCAACCGTGATGCCCCACGTGGTGTATCTGCACTCGGCGCTGGTGCAGCACCGGGTGCGCGAAAACGAGTTCCGCTGCCCCACCGGGCAGTGGCTGCAGCGTATGCGCCACGTTAAATATGAATTGATTGACGTGTTGTTCGCCATGAACGGCGCATGGCTGATTAACTCGGCCATGATCATCATGGCGGCGGCGGTGACATTGCGCAGCGGCCACGCGATCGAATCCATCGAGCAGGCCCACGAGACCTTGCTGCCACTGCTGGGCCGGGCTTCGGCGGTCGCGTTCGCCATTGCACTGTTGTTCTCCGGACTATCTTCCTCCACCGTGGGCACCATGGCCGGCCAGGTGATCATTGAAGGCTTTCTCAAGATCAAGTTCAGCATCTTTCTGCGCCGCCTGATCACCATGATTCCGGCGGTGCTGGTAATTGGCTTAGGGTTCGATCCGCTGAGAATTCTGGTGCTCTCGCAGGTGGTCCTGAGTTTTGCGCTGCCCTTCGCGCTTATCCCGTTGATCATGCTCACGCGCCGGGTTGGGATCATGCAGGAGCTGGCCAACAGCCGGATCACGAACCTGCTGGCCTATGTCACGACCGGCGTCATCATTGCGTTGAATGCTCTGCTGCTCTATAACGCATTTGGTGGGAAGTTTTAG